The Nycticebus coucang isolate mNycCou1 chromosome 17, mNycCou1.pri, whole genome shotgun sequence nucleotide sequence attatttattttttattttttttttttattgttggggattcattgagggtacaataagccaggttacactgattggacttaggcaattattttgccttagcctcctgattttacaggcacccgccacaacgcctggctattttttgttgcatttcagccagggctgggttcgaacccaccacccttggtatatggggccggtgtcctactcactgtgccacaggcgccaccgaatGTTTCTGTTTTAAGTGAAAATTGGAATAGGAGCTAAACAGTTTTTAATTtgattccacttttttttttttttgtagagacagagtctcactgtactgccctcgggtagagtgccttggcgtcacacggctcacagcaacctctaactcttgggcttacacgattctcttgcctcagcctcccgagcagctgggactacaggtgcccgccacaacgcccggctatttttttgttgccgtttggccggggctgggtttgaacccgccaccctcggcatatggggccggcgccctactcactgagccactggcgccgcccgaTTCCACTTTTTTGATCACTCATGTAGACTAGTCTTCTACATCCTAGTCTTCTTCTAAGTAGTGGTTTATCATCCATGAGTCATTGGCTGTTAAATAGAGAtaatcaaagagaaaatgaaataatgtatgtgaAAACACTTGGAAAACTCTGAAGTACCATGGTGGTTGTTAATACTATTGGGTTTCCAGAATCATTTGAATTACCATAAACCTGTGACACCTACTGTTACTCTGTGACCTTTTGCTTCAGAAAACAAAACTGCTGCTTTTGGTACAAATGTTCACAGAAGACCTTAATGCATACTTTTCAAAAGTTTCTACTATAAAGGGATTGAGTAAAATAAGTGTGATAATTGTAATGAAGCTTTGATTGTGAGAGTTTTGTGTGTTGTGTCATGCCCTCAAGCCTAAGATCACTGTGTTGGCACATTTTTTCCCAACTATGATTCAGGGGTAGTTGGCATATGCTGTTCTAAGTAGGTCATGGCTGTTTGGTAGAAATATCCTTTTCTCTAGATTGTGTCTGTAATCATCTACTGTAAACCaaaccaacaacaaaacacaacatTGTGTGTTTCTTGGTCATTAGTGTTAGGAATTATACTCAGAAATGTATACAAGAATAAGTTGTGTGTCTTCATTATACATTTCATGGTGCTTAGTAGATTTTTCAAgggtttataaaatttttttaaggtgGTGGCTACGAAGTTAAAATTAGGAAATAGTGCTTTGGGGAGGGTTTTTATTCCCTCAGCTAAAGCATTAAATAAGTCTTTCTTGAGCTATGCTCAATGGTAATAGACACTCAAGGGTTGACCAACTGATCCTTTCtaatctttgtttttggttcagGCAATTCAAATGAGTGTCTCCAGAATAGTGGCTTTGAATACACCATTTGCTTTCTGCCTCCTCTTGTGCTGAACTTTGAACTGCCACCAGATTatccatcctcctccccaccttcaTTCACACTTAGTGGCAAATGGCTGTCACCAACTCAGGTTAGACCGGAAACTTAATTTTTCCTATCCATTTTTAGAAACTTAAAAACTCATCTTTAATTGAAAACTACCTTGATGATCGTGAATTCAGTGCATGAAGAGAACAAATGgctttgattttataatttttttcccccttcatgaATTCTAATGTTGATGAATTGAAAATGTTTGGTGTTTTAAAAAGGAATGGCAGTGATTAAAAACAATTACGAATTGCAGTAGGAATAATTTTTAATCAAGTGTGTTGTTTCTTTTCTGGTCTTGCTATTTTCCCATTTAATCTGTATTGTAATGGAGACTATGAGGTCCTCATTTTCCTTAGATGTTGGTATTAAGGAatacctttttttcttagtttcttatccATTCATTACATGAAAGATTTAATTGTAATTAGGACtaaaaaatgagttaatatagTTATAATAAGCAAATTTTCTTAGTAAATAtaattgctttctttaaaaaaaatgtgttgataGCAAATGCCGATGGGTGTCACATAGACACAAATGcacaaataaaaatgtgtatgatTTCTGCAGATAACTCACTAAGGCCCGAGACCTTATTTTGAACTTTCATTTCCTGTGGGTTGTATATCCTTTTATAGTACCAACCTCAACTCTTGATTGAGACATAAATGTAACTCGAAGCTAATCCAAAGTATTCTGGGATAGATAAAGGATCAATAGCAGCTACTTTTCTAGAAGTCTTAATGAAGATTGATAGGTTAATGAATATTAAGACAAAAACTGTTAgattgctgacctcaaggaacaGCTCATCAGTTTTTCACTTTCGATCATATAGTTTTCATTCCCTCACCCACAAGTCCAGTCTAATCTGTTAGATGAGAGTGCATTTGCAAAATTGAGCTTATGGTTTAAAAACAAGATTAAACTTCAAAAAGGATAATACATGTAGGATAAAAAGGAGTATTACTTTGCATTCTATTATTTGTACCAAGGCAATAGATGCAAAATAGTTGATTATTTGCCCATGAATATCAAGACTGTTTGACATTTAGTCACTCATAGCTGACTGAATTACTTAGATATTTATAGTTCCATTTCTCCAGAGAGCTCCTGATACTTTATATCTATGCATGCATGTGAACACACAGAAAACAAGAATAGGTTAACTGGATATGTGGTTGTAGTCTCGGATTCCAGCCAACCAGCATCTACCTAATGCTGACTTTGGGGGAGTGGGTATGCTGGGAAGGAAGGTTGTTCATATTTTTTGATTTATGAGTACAActaaaattatagcagaattttTGTCAAATTTTTATGCATATAATTGACATTTTAATTGGTCTCTTATGTTCCTTCTTTGTTTAATTCTTGTTCATTGCTGCACTCCGATTCCTTGGCATTATTAATATAACCTGTTGGTGGTGAAATTGACACATGGCGCCTGTTATTTGCTGAACTGTGGTGGGTAGATAGGGGGAAGtaggtttaattttctttttttttttttttaatttggccggggctgggtttgaacccgccacctccagcatatgggaccggcgccctacccgctgagccacaggcaccgcccttaattttctgttatttgtcCCTCagcatacatacacacagtttctttctctctcttttcctctgtctCCCCTCCACCTTCACATTTACATACATCCCAGCTGCCTCTTTTGAGAAAGGACTGGAATGAAAAAGGATACAAGACTTCATTGGACTTGGTAGCTCACACAGCACTCAGAGGTTCCCTTTCAGTGTTTATCACATTTTATAGATTTTAGCAGATTCCTCAAAAGCATGGTTGATCCTATAAGCATATTCATGCAAATGTGAAAAAAGCATTAGTTGTCCAATCTTAACTTATCCATAAATATTGAAGGTAGTGCCTGGGCAGGGTTTAGTCAGTAACGCTACACAGAGCAAGGAACAGAAAATGTAGCCCTTTTTCACTTGttatttaaatttacaaaatttgTTTGCCATCTGAAAGGCTTATTTTAGAATGtttacctaaaaaagaaaagctgcttATAATTCCTGTGCTctacttacaaatattttatatttctaatggAAAATCCTCTTATATTTGCCTTTCAAATTGAACAGACCACTTGTAAAGAGGAAAAGTCAAAATAATTTAACTTCACTTGCTTAACTTAGGAAGCATGGGCTTTCTGTGTGGCAGCCAAACCATGCTGGGGCTTGTGATCATGTCTGGAGTCAGAATCAGTCCGATTCCCTCCATTAACCGGATCTGGTGTAAGCGCAGATTGCTTGTGAAAAGCAGCTTGTAAATTTGAAAAACAGGACTAAGGTtaaattttttagtaatttttcagATGAGTTGACATTTTGATAGGACTGAAAgttagaatttaattttaaaatttttttcctaacgATTATTCCATGATACCTAAAGAGTTAGAACtcccaaaggaagagaaatagttCATTTTAGAGCTAGATCTTTTTCTCCTGCATGAAATAATATAGCATTAGTAagataaagaacaaatgaagaatgGAAAAAGTCCTCCATTTCAGTGGCTCAGGTATATAAATCAAGTTTTCCGTCTTACAGAGTCTTGCTGTTTTTCTTGTTTGCATGGCGCTTCTGACTTCATAGTCTACTCTGGCTCATCCTGCTGACTAGTGTAAGAAGCGCTACAATAAAAATGTTGGTACTATTTTGTAGCATAGCATCTCACAGCAGTAAAAAATAGTGTTGCAAAGTGAAAGGGCCTCATTTATAAGTTGAAAAGTTTTTAGGGAAACCAGGATTTGGCAGGAGCATCATCTTTCCAAACTCACCAGTGTCCTCGTGTTTTCTCCTAGCTATCGGCTCTGTGCAAGCACTTAGACAACCTATGGGAAGAACACCGTGGCAGTGTGGTCCTGTTTGCTTGGATGCAGTTTCTTAAGGAAGAGACCCTAGCATACCTGAATATTGTTTCCCCTTTTGAGCTCAAGATGGGTTCTCAGAACAAAGTTCAGAGAAGGATGGCTCAAGCCTCTTCCAACACAGAGCTAGATTTTGGAGGAGCTGCTGCATCTGATGTAGACCAAGAGGAAATTGTGGATGAGCGAGCTGTACAGGATGTGGAATCATTGTCAAGTCTAATCCAGGAAATCTTGGACTTTGATCAAGCTCAGCAGATAAAATGCTTTAATAGTAAATTGTTCCTGTGCAATATCTGTTTCTGTGAGAAGTTGGGTAGTGAATGCATGTACTTCTTGGAGTGTAGGCATGTGTACTGTAAAGCCTGTCTGAAGGACTACTTTGAAATCCAGATCAGAGATGGCCAGGTTCAATGCCTCAACTGCCCGGAACCGAAGTGCCCTTCTGTGGCCACCCCTGGTCAGGTAACTACTTACTTTGCTAACAGGCCTCCCTGATTATCTTCCACAAAGGGAAACCGAATCTCAGGAACTTCCTTAATAAAGCTCAAGGAGCAGGTGGAGGCCTTGGAGCCAACGCACAATTTGTTTAGCCTAAGAATGCTGTGGGCTTACTCTGTCCTTTAAGCAATTGTAAATGTTTCCTTTGTGGGCCTTGGAATGGATGGCCCTAGGCAAAGATGAGTGTTAAAAAAGTAATtctggggcggggcctgtggctcagtcggtagggcgccggccccatatgccgagggtggtgggttcaaacccggacccggccaaactgcaaccaaaaaatagccaggcgttgtggtgggcgcctgtggtcccagctgctcgggaggctgaggcaggagaatcgcttaagcccaggagttggaggttgctgtgagctgtgtgaggccacggcactctaccgagggccataaagtgagactctgtctctacaaaaaaaaaaaaaaaaagtaattctggTGATTTGCTTTGTATATTGGCTAGGATCCCATCAAACTTGGGGAATCACTAGCCTGTCTTTGTGTGAGATTGGGATCCGAAGAAGGTAACGCTTGGAATGATTATACCCAACTCATTTATAGGCTTTAACATAAATAGAGCATACTTAGTATTTTGGTTTTTATCAACTTTATTAAggcataatttcatttattataaattgTACCCATTTAAATTGTATAGTTTGCTTGGTTTTGACAATGCGCAGACCTATGCAACTGCACGTCAAGATACATATTCTTGCTATATTTGGTTTGATACCGAAGCAACATTTGGGTggcgttttgtttttttgagacagggttttgctcttgtcaCCTGGGTTGGAGTTCAGTGGCctcattatagctcactatagccttaaGCTTCTAGATTtgaatgatcctcccacctcagtctcctgagtagctgggcccacaggcacgtgccaccatgcccagctaccttttctgttttttatagaggcaagttctcacttttgctcaggctgagatagaggtcttttttttttttttttttttttttgtagagacagagtctcactttatggccctgggtagagtgccatggcattacacagctcacagcaacctccaactcctgggcttaagcgattctcttgcctcagcctcccaagtagctgggactacaggcgcccgccacaacacccagctattttttttgttgcagtttggccggggccgggtttgaacccatcaccctcggtatatggggccggcatcttaccgactgagccacaggtgccgccccagatagAGGTCTTAATCTGTGTGCCATTTGGTTTATAGCAGCATCCTAAGAAATCTCCTCAGGATTCAAACTTCTTGTGGAATCACGAAACCTTTGGTGTATTTCCCTCCAGGTCAAAGAGCTAGTGGAAGCAGAGTTGTTTGCCCGTTACGATCGCCTTCTCCTCCAGTCCACCCTGGACCTGATGGCAGATGTGGTGTACTGCCCCCGCCCATGCTGCCAGTTGCCTGTGATGCAGGAGCCTGGCTGCACCATGGGTATCTGCTCCAGCTGCAATTTTGCCTTCTGTACATTGTGCAGATTGACCTACCATGGTGTCTCTCCATGTAAGGTGACTGCAGGTACGTTGTAACTGTGAACCCAAACTCCCATCCCCACTGCCCCAAAGCCTCATGACCTCATTTCTTCAATTAGGAAGTATTTGCTCAACTGACGTTTCTATGTCAGTTACTGTCCTAGGCTCTGGGGGTGTAGTAATGACCAGAAGAGACAATATTTCTGCCCTCACAGAATGTACATTATAGTGGTGGAGATaggcaaacaaaataaataaggataTTAGATGGTAGTAAGTgctaggaaggaaaaagaaagaaagcagggacAAGATATGAGATGTTCTAAAGGGGAGGGGACTTGGGATTTTAGGGAAACCAGGGGAGCCTTTGCTGGCAAAATGGTTTAAGTAAAGACTtgaaagaagtaagaaaaaaacatacagatATGGGAAGAATATTCCAGAAGGAATGGTCAGATAAATTTTACCTATGAACATGGAATGATGTCGATCCTGGGTGGCAAACACAGGGCTTCTAAACTGCTATTCTTGTCTTTGTGACACATACAATCAGACATGTCATCAGTTAAACTCAAGTGCTTTCTTATAGTGCCCAGGAAGGCCCCAGGCTCTGCCTCAAAGTGACATTTCAGAAAGCCACTCTCAGCTGACGTAGGCACAGGATCTGCTGTTTCTGATAAGGGTAGGGATACCACACCCTTAATGTCAATTTAAAGAACTTAGGTGGCTTAGTCTTTCTCAGACTAATAGGGACGATAACAGGTACTTCATAGGATTCTTCTAAATGAGCTAATACAGTGGTACTCAAAGTTACGACATTTGTTATACTGACCTCTGATGCGATAAATACAGAATTTGGGTTAGAAACTTTATAGTGATTTCACAGAATAATTTTGTGGCAGTCAAAtctaataaatatttagatttgtactttttgtctttactttcctttttctaataCTTCACTTGATTATGCCTTACGAAAGTGTTTATCTTTGACAGATTAGGGAAAGAAAAGTTGTCCTTCACCATATTTTGAGAAACAGTGGGCTAACACatgtaaaatgcaaaatgttaactgttaattattttattagcaTAGTTACTAATTGCTAATGTTAGCAGAGGGCCATTATTTCCAGGAGAGTAGCCCGTGAAGAAGGAGTAGATAATGCTAGTTGCTTAGGGCAGAGTCTTGTAGAAGCTAAGGGCAGAAAGGATGGAGAACTTACTGAAGTGTAACATAAAGCCTTTAGTTTAGACTTTTGTACATTTCAAGTGTTTCACAGCATTGAGGGAAGAAATTAAAGATAGGCTTGGGGCTTCAGCAAAATTAtggatctctctctctttatatatatacataatatattgtATAAAATATGAAACTAACAATTATTTTGAGACCATTAGAGCAATAATCTGTCCTTAATATGTCTACTAGGACAAAAATTCTTGAATTATTAAAGGGATAAAAATGACAGGATTAAAAAGATCTCTGCTACATCAAAGTAGAGATGATGGAGCCTTGGAATGCACAGCACAGAGAAAGGATTCATAAGTGAAGGCAGAATGCAGATAGAATTCTGTCTCAGAAGATGTCCATTGCTCTAAAAGGGAGACAGACCtctaaataaaaggaaagcaaaCCCATAAAACAACTAGAATGTTGCTGAGAGAAGTCTAATTAATTTTGTTGAAAAATTAAGgtaatatgggcggcgcctgtggctcagtgagtagggcgccggccccatatgccgagggtggcggggtcaaacccagccccggccaaactgcaacaaaaaaatagccggacgttgtggcgggcgcctgtagtcccagctactccggaggctgaggcaagagaatcgcgtaagcccaggagttggaggttgctgtgagccgtgtgacgccacggcactctaccgagggcggtacagtgagactctgtctctacaaaaaaaaaaaaaattaaggtaataGAATTGAGAACAAAAGCCTTTTGTCTATAAGTAAAGCCTTTGGTAATGGTGCCTATTCCATTTGAGTTAAGTGATAGAGCAGTGGAAGCCAGGCTCAAGAGTATCAGGGGAAAACTTTTCGGCACCTGTAACAAAGCACAGTACAGGGTGAGAttagggtgatttttttttttttttttaatatacagaaTTGAACAGGTAGTCTTTGCCCTTAAgccctttgtattgttttttaattttttattaaatcataactttgtacattgacgCATATATGGGGTTCAGTATACCGccttgatacacaatgtgaaatgcttacatcagactaagtaacacatccatcacaattatactcatttcttaatagttttgaaatgtaccattgcatcatgcacattaggtgaggtcaccccaaataccctccctcctacatctcccctctcctcccctcttcccttctactttctggactatagttatgttttgctgtTCATATGAATGTGtcagtgattatatattgatttcatagtagtattgagtacattggatactttttttttccattcttgagatactttactaagaagaatatccagctccatccaggtaaacataaaagctgtgaagtctccatactttttatggctgcacagtattccatggtgtacatataccacaatttgttaatccattcatgggttgatgggcacttgggctgttcccatgtcttggctattatgaattgggctgcaataaacattctggtgcaaatgtctttgttgtaaaataatttttgatcatctgggtatatacctagtagagaaattgcaggatagaacggtaggtctacttttagttccttgagtgctctccaaacttctttctaaaaaggtcgtattagcttgcattcccaccaccagtgcagAGCCCTTTGTATTTTATAGGCTTTCTTCAAATGGTCAGCACTGCAGACAGTGGAAAATCAACATTTGTTTCAACGTTTTTGTCTTTGAAACATTAGTTGCACAAACATAT carries:
- the RNF14 gene encoding E3 ubiquitin-protein ligase RNF14 isoform X1, translated to MSSEDREAQEDELLALASIYDGDEFRKAESVQGGETRIYLDLPQNFKIFVSGNSNECLQNSGFEYTICFLPPLVLNFELPPDYPSSSPPSFTLSGKWLSPTQLSALCKHLDNLWEEHRGSVVLFAWMQFLKEETLAYLNIVSPFELKMGSQNKVQRRMAQASSNTELDFGGAAASDVDQEEIVDERAVQDVESLSSLIQEILDFDQAQQIKCFNSKLFLCNICFCEKLGSECMYFLECRHVYCKACLKDYFEIQIRDGQVQCLNCPEPKCPSVATPGQVKELVEAELFARYDRLLLQSTLDLMADVVYCPRPCCQLPVMQEPGCTMGICSSCNFAFCTLCRLTYHGVSPCKVTAEKLIDLRNEYLQADEANKRFLEQRYGKRVIQKALEEMESKEWLEKNSKSCPCCGTPIEKLDGCNKMTCTGCMQYFCWICMGSLSRANPYKHFTDPASPCFNRLFHAVDVNGDIWEDEIED
- the RNF14 gene encoding E3 ubiquitin-protein ligase RNF14 isoform X2 is translated as MSSEDREAQEDELLALLSALCKHLDNLWEEHRGSVVLFAWMQFLKEETLAYLNIVSPFELKMGSQNKVQRRMAQASSNTELDFGGAAASDVDQEEIVDERAVQDVESLSSLIQEILDFDQAQQIKCFNSKLFLCNICFCEKLGSECMYFLECRHVYCKACLKDYFEIQIRDGQVQCLNCPEPKCPSVATPGQVKELVEAELFARYDRLLLQSTLDLMADVVYCPRPCCQLPVMQEPGCTMGICSSCNFAFCTLCRLTYHGVSPCKVTAEKLIDLRNEYLQADEANKRFLEQRYGKRVIQKALEEMESKEWLEKNSKSCPCCGTPIEKLDGCNKMTCTGCMQYFCWICMGSLSRANPYKHFTDPASPCFNRLFHAVDVNGDIWEDEIED
- the RNF14 gene encoding E3 ubiquitin-protein ligase RNF14 isoform X3 produces the protein MQFLKEETLAYLNIVSPFELKMGSQNKVQRRMAQASSNTELDFGGAAASDVDQEEIVDERAVQDVESLSSLIQEILDFDQAQQIKCFNSKLFLCNICFCEKLGSECMYFLECRHVYCKACLKDYFEIQIRDGQVQCLNCPEPKCPSVATPGQVKELVEAELFARYDRLLLQSTLDLMADVVYCPRPCCQLPVMQEPGCTMGICSSCNFAFCTLCRLTYHGVSPCKVTAEKLIDLRNEYLQADEANKRFLEQRYGKRVIQKALEEMESKEWLEKNSKSCPCCGTPIEKLDGCNKMTCTGCMQYFCWICMGSLSRANPYKHFTDPASPCFNRLFHAVDVNGDIWEDEIED